In Hemicordylus capensis ecotype Gifberg chromosome 8, rHemCap1.1.pri, whole genome shotgun sequence, the DNA window ACTACCTCTTTCTCAAGGGGACCAAGGCCTTCTTGGAGGGAGCTGGGGTCACGGCTGCCTTGCACGGATGCTGCCCCCCTCTGCAGCTCAGCTGACCAGGGTTGCTTTTGCTCTCTGCTCATCACAGTCTCTGGTGTGGCgaacctgcccccctcccctcttttctctccacagggctgccacacacacacacacacacacacacacacacacacccatacacacaaacacacacacccccgctatGCTGTGAGAGCTGGAAGCTGGTTCTGCAGATGGCTGAGGAGGCTGCTGTTGGTGGGCACCATTCCTCTTCCAAAGCTGCCTTGGCTGTAGCTGGGAGGGGGGACCGTCCTCCACTTAGGAGGAAAGAAGCCCCCAGTCCCCTGCTACGTGCAAGGAAGCGGAACTGGCTGAAGAGACGGGCTGGCCACTTGCCCTGAGAAGTGGGCAGGTTGAAGAGAGACTCGCTAAACTGCCAACTCCTGTACAACCAGCAGAGTATTTCTAAAGAGTGGGAAGCAAAACCATCCTGCCAGCACCATGGAAGAAAACGGGGCAGCACGAAGCCTCCCCTTGTCTCAATCCCGCCTGCCTCCCGTGAACGCAGCAAGAACCATCTCCTTTACCTGGAGAGGATGCTGGAAATGCTCCCAGGACTAGGAGGCCGAGAGCAGGCCCGTCGCCAGCTGGGGGCCTGGtgtgtgcctgctgccaccccaagaaattctctttcctcctcagcctcactgactgtttccACTGGACATtgtataacctgcctcccctgacttctgcaacccccccccccaattttgaggctggttacaggcctgctgTGAAGGCCGACTCTTCCTGGAGGTGGACTCTCCTGCTGCGGGTGGGGGCCTGATCCTCTGGCACTTGTGGGGCTGCTGCCCCTTCCGTGCTGAAGAAGAAGAGTCCCggctcctgctgcccagcccctgcccacccccctctGGCTCAGCCCCCTGGAGCCAGGCCTCCAGGCTCTCTGCTACAACACTGCTGCTCGTTTTCGACACACAACAGGGCCCTGGGGTGCAGGACTTCCCCAGAGCTGCTGCTGtaggcagctgcagcaaggctGGCGATTTGTTCCAAAGAGCCCCCACGAGCGAGAGCGGCTTCCACGCTTAAGCGAGGGGAATCACGTGGAGCCAGTGCCTAGAAAGCTGGCCCATGTGCAGTTCCTTCCAGAAAGGCAAGGCCTTCCGCCACTCGGGCCTCCCTTTCCAGCAGGATCAGGCCCCCCGGCACAAGCACCAGGACCCACCCTGTGCCTACTCCGGCTTCTGAGCCCAGCTTGCCAGGcgggagcagctctccctccccTTTGCCACAAGGCGTCATCCGGGGGCTTCCTCCTCTGGATGGGGGGTGCGGGCTGAGCTACAGCTTTTGCAGGCCTGCTTGGTCCTGGGGGGGCACCAGCAGGATGAGCTCCTGTCTCCAAAGGCTGCCTCTCCGGTTGCTGCTGcatgacccacccccaccccaccgaagCAGCTGGCCTTGGGGCCAAGGGGGCAGGCTCGTCCCTTTGCACAGCACTGCCTGACCCCTGACACCCCCCCCATTCACCGCAAAGCTGCCTTTTAGCCTGATCGCGATGCTTGCAGGTACCAGCGAGCTCAGAGCTCCTTGCGCCTCCTTCCACATCTGTGACTTGGAGGGGGCGGGGCAGATAGTGGCTGTAGAATCGCAGCGGTTTTAGATTGTAATTTatttatacagagagagagagattttagaaCATTTGTATACAAATAAACCATATTTCTTATTCAAAGGCTGGACATGTACTTCTAAACAAAATGTAGCAGGCTTTTGGGCTccttggcctcccccccccccgcctttctggAACCAaacatataaaatattaaaagggGGGGGTCAAAGTGCATTCCCGGCTGGGTGAGCGGCTGTGTCACAGATCCGATTCCCGAAAGAGaaatggtggggggcgggggggagagaaacgaTGCGTCTGAGGGGGCGCTTGTCCCCCTCCCCCGCGAAGGCAGTCCGGGCTGGGGGGGCGCTAAGCCGAGGAGGGACGGGTCGGCGGGCGGCAGCCAGGAAGCAAAGGTTCCGCCTCCTTGGGCTCGACAGCAgagctgcctctgagcatgtgcagagcgcctGCCTGCAACATCGGGGCGCGGGAGGAGGAAGCCAGCCCAGAGCGCCGGAGTTTCGGGCGGCCATTTGGGGGCGTGGCCCCGCCCCTTCCGGCTCACCTGGCCAGGTAGTAGGTGCCGTCCAGGACAACgctggggaagaaaatggcgttGCCGCTGCCGTTGCCGCGGCAGGTCGGCGGGCCCACCGCCCTCCCACTGCTTCTGCTCGGTGAGTGAAGGCGGCCAGCCGGGGAGTCCCGAGTCCGGGCGAGGAGGGCGGCCGGCCGTGCCTCTGGAGATCTTGAGGGCGTCTCTGGGGCTCGCTGCCCGCCCGCAGCCCGCAGCTCATGGGGGTGGCAGTCGCCGCCGCCGGCTGAGGAAGGCAGCAGAGGTCCCGGGGGCCACCCGGCcgagctggggagccctcagggacCCGCCCCCGCGGGCGACCAAAGCCACCGAGCGCCGGGGCGGGAGTGGAAGTGGCCCTGGCAGGTCCCGTGTCCAGCCGAGGTCGGTGGGGCTGGGCGGTCCCGGCTCGAGCCCCCGCTCGGGAGGCGCATCCCGGTGTCTAGCGCCGCTCCGGGGACCTCTTtgggctggccggccggccggccctcCTCGGCAAAGGCCTGGGCCAAGCTGCTGGCGGGGCAGGCAGTACTGTTGACCGCTCCCTCTCGCCCGCCTTGCTGtttgggagcggggggggggcagtcgtCTAGGGCTCCACCTGCAGGCCAGCAGCAGAACCTCCGCTGGCTCCTCGAGGACTGGACCCACATTGCCTGCGGAGGGGTCGGgcggctggccggctggccgaAAGGCCTTCTGCGCTGGGCCCTGCAAAAGCTGGCGCTGGCTCTGCTTGCTGCTTCCTGGCGGACCTTGGAGGAgagagggggcggcagggactggggcaGGCACGTGCCCCAGAGCGCAGCTTGCCCCCCCCCGTGCCTgatttgcggggcggggggggcgtttCCCCTCAGCCGTCACTGGAGTCTGCTCCCTGGAGATCCAAGCAGAGGCCGAGGTCCGGGCCTTTGTGGGCGAGCCAGTGACGCTGAAGTGCCGGTTCACGTCCTCCTCTCCGGTCACCGAAAAGCTCACCGTGGACTGGACCTTCCGGCCTCTTGCCGGAGGGAAGCTGGAGCCGGTGAGTGTCTCTGGTCCCTGCGCTTGGTCCCTTCCTGCGGGTGCCAGTTGCAGGGATGTGCTGCTGGGGGGCggctgggtgggcagggggcacAATGCTCACTGCCTGTGTCCCCCACCGCCCAGATCTTCCACTACCAGTCTGATGCCTACCCGGCCAAGAGGGGCACCTTTCGCGACCGGATCTCTTGGGCTGGAGACCTGGCCCAGCGCGATGCCTCCATCATTATTGCCAGCCCAACCCTGGAGGACAATGGGACCTTCACCTGCGCAGTGAAGAACCCCCCGGATGTGCAGCACAACCTCCCCCGGACTGTACTGACCGTCACTCAGAGAGGTGCAGCCTGGTTGTTCCCTGGCCCCAAGGCGGGGCTGGGGGGCTTTGCCTTTCTTTTCACACGCCTGGTGGGAACTTCCTTGGGGTTTGGGCTTCCCAAAAGATCCCCACTGCCTGCCGACACCACGTCCTTGTCCTCCTCTcctgccacaggctcctccttccagCTGACCTTGGCCGGGCTGCTCGCCCTCCTGGTCTTCCTCCCCTCGGCTGCGGTGGTGTGTCTGCTGCTGATCCGGATGGGCAGGAAGTTTGGGGTGCTGAAAGGCGGGAAGAAGGCGGGCTACAAGAAGTCCTCCATTGAAGTCTCTGAGGAGTGAGCCGAGCACCTTCTCTGGTCCTGGGGCTGGGGTGCCCCCTCTGGCTCCAAGATGCAGGGGTTGTCCTCTccaactcggggggggggggggtcctctgcTGACCAGTCTTGCCAGGGGGGTCCTCCTGAGAAGCAGCCCTTGGAGCAGCCAGCCCAGGAGAGGCAGAGGCGAGCCTGGCTGGGAAGCCTCGACTCCCGAAGGGTGTTCCCTGTGGACTGGAACCTGGATGTGGCTGACTGCCCACCAGGCCCTGgaccgggggtgggtggtggtgctgaTCTGGGCCTCTCCTGTGCTCTCCTGCAGGCCTGAGAAACCTGGCTGTGGGGCGCGGCTGAGCAGATGTTGCATGCAGTGCCTGGTAAGCGACAGCCCCAACCGCTCTTCCACAGGAGATGCAGGGCTCCTGGCGTGGCGGATGGGAGGGCTGCAGAGAGCACCAAGCATGCTGGGCCTCAGCCAAGTGCCCCTTCGGGCATGGCCCCATCCAGACGCCTGCTCGGAAACCCTGTGCCCTTGTCCCCGGGGGGCATCAGGGCCCAGAAGGGGTCTGGCCAGGATCTGGGTTGGGAGCCACTTTGTCAAAGAGGTGGATACCCAAGCAgtcttccctctcacagggattcccagatgtcgtcccattatccccaagccaaagccattgcagctggggatgctggggattctgggagttgtagtcaacaacatctggggccacTGTGTCCCAGGAGGGGTTGGTCATCTGTCCCTGTCACTTGCTTGCTCGCCTCTAGAGTAGCATCTGGAAGGGTCATGATTGTGTACGAAGGGCCAGGGATGCTGATGAGACAAGAAAGCAGCGGGCAGTTTTAAAAGTGGGGGAAAAGATTTAACCCCCAAGATGCTCCCCCCTccaagatttgccaccatagACAGCTGCTTATACTGCCTATGTGGTAATCTGCCCATATGGCTGTAGGGTGTCTGGGCTGCTCTCCGTGGCACTCTGCTGGGGAGCACCCTCTGCCGGGATGATCCGGTGGTTACTTTGcctcatgctccccccccccccccgccacagtcTCCGCTGCAGCCAGCTGAGGGTTTCTGAGTCTGGGCCGGGGGTCCTTCTTGGCACAGAGACATTGCGGGTTCTGATTGGGTGCGTTTgcctgatttatttttatttttttggcatcCTGCTTAGGATACAGATGAGGAGGACCCTTACTGACTGGAGGGCAAAGACCACCCCCTGAAGGGTCACCAGAAGGCTTCCATGATCTCCACCTCCGCTAGCTCTGCAAGGAACTGAGCACTGGGCCCTGAATGTCAGAAAGTGCCCAGTGTTGCGGGTCCCGCTTCTCTTTCTTCCTGGGCATCACTGAGATCTTCCAGCGCCCCCTTTGCTGTTCTGACTCCCTTGCCCCGTGTGTCTGGCTTATGAATGGGGCATGTGGGGGATAGAGCTGAGTCAGCCAGCTTCCTGCCTTGTGCTCCATGGTCTGCTCTGGAGGGGAGAGCCTTTCGTGACTCCTTTTGCTGCACGGAGGTCTGCCTGGTTGCAGCATTTGATCCCTGCGGAAGGTGCGGTGCCTCGTGGTTCTCCTCTTGGCTGGATCTTGGCACAGACTTCCCATCGGCCTTGGGAAGCCTCTTGGATCCTGGcccccagcagcaggagcagcggtTAGGTGGCCTGTCTGTACTctgctgcagctgccttctactgggctggccactgggcagctccagctCCGGAGACCCCCTCAAGGCCTCGGGCAGAGCAAGCTCTTCTCCCAGAGATGCTTCTCAGGTGGAGGTGCTGGAGGCCAAACGGGGGCCTTTCTGGGTGTGGAACCGGtgctccacccctgagctacagcctcacgCCCGGGTTAGTGGTGAAGGGGGCTGCTTTGAatgggaggggcagggggcagctgaGCTGACCGTGACAGATGGCCGGCTGCAGGTGGTGGGCTTCTCCGGTGCCCTGGGGACTCCCCGCTGCCTTGCATTCAGATGGGTGGGGGCTCCTGCATGACAACATCTGGCTGAGTTGGCTGTGCTTGGCTGATTAAGGTGAGGGTTGTGGCCTTGGCAAGCTGTGCGAGAACCTGAAGGTGCCCACAGACGGGTGCTGGCCCACCAGAGGAGCCTCCTAGGCCTTCCCTGATGGCTTCCCTGGAGGCCTGctcctgcctgtgtgtgtgtgtgcgctctctctcgctctccctcccctgccccctgaggGGCCTTTCCAGGAGAGGGGCTGAAGGGAGGTCTCCTCTCTCTTGTGGCCAATAAACATCTTGGTTCCAGCTCAGTCTACTCATCTCTTTGTCTGTCTGAACCAAGAGTGGGCCACTTTCCCCTGGGATGGAGTGCCACTTGCACTACCTGAGAAACTGATTGCCTTTGATAGTCCCTGATCACAAGCAACCAGCTAAGAGCAACTTATTGGGATTTCCCCCCAAAGCAGAGTAAGGCAGGTTTGTCATTAGTAGATCACTAGCAGGCTGTTTACTGAGGCTGAACAAACAATCTTTGAACTGGCAGTCCAAACTCCTGTGCTAAAGATGAAAGTGACCCTCGGGTTCTGTGCATTTCCAGGATAAAGTGACTGGCCCGAGCGAGCAGCATCCATGTGGGCTCAAATGGGGGCCTGTCGTGCCGTGGGTCTCAACCAGTCCTGTGACTTCtaagcttcactgctgccaccaagcggACTTATGTTTTCTCTCGCTGAGTCTTCCGAAACAGCCTTTCATCCAAACTGGGTCGTGTGGAAAGGCCTTCTAAGCCTGAGGTGGGGAAAACAGACAGAGGCTACAAATAGTTAAATTCAAAGAGGAATTTTGCTctcaaactgttaaaaacagtaGTTCTTTGGGAGAACTGaatacaaagaaacagcagccatacgagcataaaggaacaaataaaagAGGAAAATGCATTCAATCTAAACTGCACCGAATGCTGTGCGTGAACCCAGAGTCCTTACCAGGAGTTTTCTTATAATCACCTCTAATCAGCTTCTGCAGTGAGCCTGGCTTTTCCCCTTGCTCAGCTTCAGGTCTGGCTCTTCTTTTCTAGTGCTAGAGGTTCAATtccagactgttccttcagctgctttgaggaTGATTTGGATCTCAACAGTTTTTTCAGcttaactctcccagtgatttctcagctcttaaTTTCAGCTCTTTTCTTCCCAGgtcttctctcctggctctccaagaccCCAGATCCAACatggggcagattaagctttttgttgcccataggcaaaaaggattTTGCTGGCCCTTTACTTGTTGTGTTAAAAAATTCCATtcgtggcggcggcagcaaggaaggaggaaggctGAACACAGGATGCACAGCAGAGAGGCTGTGCAGTCACTCCGAGGGTTCTTTAGGGCGATCCCCTCACCCTCTGcttgtccccccgcccccgtagCTGCTGACCCCATTTGCTGCTGTATGCAAATGCCTGTTCGTGCCACTGACTCCAACTTGAACAAACTTTCACTCTTTTCTAAACAGGCCAGTCAGGAcaactcaggttccctccctcaTTTTAAGACTTACGCAATccaatcaaaccctctcttctctCCAAAGCATAACCAGTAAATAGTTTTACTGTTCTAatagtttttacattgttttgaaattataaattgttgtaatgtttagaTATTTTGtctgtttattttgttttgttgtaaactgcccagagatgtgagttttgggtggtataaaaatgtcaaCTAATTAACTAAACAAAACAAACTCTTTGCTCTCCCAAACCAACTGTAGAAGAGGAGATGTGGATGTTTcacccctgcacagctttctaACACAGAACATTAGGAGCCAGCTAAATGCAtatgcagtatagaaatctgtcACTCccaaagaggaggttcaggcctcattccagTTCACAGGCCCCGACCTCCCAGGTCCTGATGGGAACAAGTC includes these proteins:
- the MPZL3 gene encoding myelin protein zero-like protein 3, which encodes MALPLPLPRQVGGPTALPLLLLAVTGVCSLEIQAEAEVRAFVGEPVTLKCRFTSSSPVTEKLTVDWTFRPLAGGKLEPIFHYQSDAYPAKRGTFRDRISWAGDLAQRDASIIIASPTLEDNGTFTCAVKNPPDVQHNLPRTVLTVTQRGSSFQLTLAGLLALLVFLPSAAVVCLLLIRMGRKFGVLKGGKKAGYKKSSIEVSEEPEKPGCGARLSRCCMQCLDTDEEDPY